The window ATCATCAAGTCTGATCTGTTGTTTATTTTTTATAAGTATAGCCTCAAATAAAGGCAACTACAGAATATGACAACACTCATGGGTACTTTACAACCGTATGTAATCTAACATCATTTATTCTCCTTTTTTTGCCGCTTGATCTCCATCCTACTGCTGTCAGCTCTATTCgacagaggaagaaaaagaacTCACGTCAGGAGAACAACTTCAACAAGTCTTTCCACCGCTCCGGCCTCCCTTTCATTTGGCTCTTTCTTCCCATATCTTGCTTTCTCCACATACTTTGCCCATGAGTTCACCAACAATCTCACAGCGCCTGAATCATTCAATCTATCCGCAGCTTCATAAAATGGCTCCAAGCTCAGAGGTGGTCCATCTCCGGCTCCTAAAGCTTCCTTCATCACCCCGACAGTTCCCAAGATATATTCTCTCAACCATGTCGCTTCCCACTTTGTGCCGGGTCTACCCCAGCCGTCCTGTTCTCCCTGGGTTGCTTGAGATATATGGGAAATTACGGCTGTGCGAGAATATTCTGTGGCTATATGGCGGGATACTTTCTCAGGGACATCATCGGGTTTGATTGGCATATATGGCTTAGGCATCGTCTTCATGATCTGTTTGACACTCAGGTACCGGGACCAAGCATGAGTAACGGTTATGATCAGCTGTAATTTTGTCAGCTTCGGCAACTGATTATTGTAAATAGAACTCACAAATACA of the Cryptococcus gattii WM276 chromosome H, complete sequence genome contains:
- a CDS encoding Hypothetical Protein (Similar to TIGR gene model, INSD accession AAW45482.1), with the translated sequence MLPTHSTRSPISTYHPSFSQLISPRTSHSFPSSQLPHHPPVLPQNSNRRSSRRKRKKFTLKTFQSVLYHSSFWLCIIIETALLVGAAWGLGEQAWHTGPQQGWNIVVLAAAYAVFIMKTMPKPYMPIKPDDVPEKVSRHIATEYSRTAVISHISQATQGEQDGWGRPGTKWEATWLREYILGTVGVMKEALGAGDGPPLSLEPFYEAADRLNDSGAVRLLVNSWAKYVEKARYGKKEPNEREAGAVERLVEVVLLTMEIKRQKKENK